In the genome of Bacteroides mediterraneensis, the window GAAGATGTGCAGCAAGAAGATGTGGAATGCAACCTTCAGCTGGATAAGATGAAACTCCTGCAGGAAGTCCAGGAAGACCTTGATGCGGAGTCTCCCGAAGTGGAATCCGTATCACCTGTTCTGTCCAGCAGGGACATGGAAGTACTCGGCGAATATCTGACACATCAGGATGAAGCCGACCATGAGAAGGCCATGCAGGCAGCTCGTGTCCTGTTCTCCATCAGGCAGACCAACCTGATTGACGTGTTCCTTTCCAATATGGAGAATTCCGCGATTGTAGAGGAACTGATAGACAGGTATCTTGACGAGGACGGCAATCCCAAACCGCTTAAAGTAAAGGATGGGAATGAACCGTCTGACAAGTGGCGGAAATATATCTGACACCGATATATTCAGGCATCCCGGAAATCTTTTCGGGATGCTTTTTTTATGTCTGTAAGGCTTCCTGAATGACATCTGATGACATCTGGTGACACCTGATGACGGTGTTGTATCACAGCGGTTTAAGCCTTATATATTTGCAGTCGAATTCAAAATTTATGTCAAACCCCAAAATGATTCGACAATGAAGAGAAGAATCCTATTTTCAGTATTGTGTGTGCTGGCAGCGGCAGGTGCC includes:
- a CDS encoding DUF4122 family protein is translated as MEELIYFCVRIVCIGYLLYSVYGWRRRIETVCTLLYGKPCVKKEKKETVVTESAVSDTEVMGSTRYVYLDENAGKTAAPFMSQPLERNFIGEEEDVQQEDVECNLQLDKMKLLQEVQEDLDAESPEVESVSPVLSSRDMEVLGEYLTHQDEADHEKAMQAARVLFSIRQTNLIDVFLSNMENSAIVEELIDRYLDEDGNPKPLKVKDGNEPSDKWRKYI